One segment of Gemmatimonadaceae bacterium DNA contains the following:
- a CDS encoding protein kinase encodes MATLDELNAGLAGHYVVEREIGAGGMATVYLARDVRHERQVAIKVLREDLSASLGKERFLREIKVAAALQHPHVLPLFDSGDANGLLFYVMPFVDGMSLRDRLVKEGELPVTDAARILRDVADALSEAHKHGVVHRDLKPENVMLRGRHALVTDFGVAKALSEATGRNSLTSVGIALGTPTYMAPEQAVADPHVDQRADIYAFGVMAYELLTGRPPFTGMTPQQVLAAHVTSVVEPVTARRPSIPPVLATLIMKCLEKKPADRWQSADELVPMLESVLTPSGGLTPTETRPLNATAVPTPEVPPPAARTKNRVPTIAAAVVILLLAASAYLWKSRAPGAAANDTSIAILPFEDISGDTANRAFILGMHGEIVTQMTKLPGVQVASRQSSSGYLGSRKTSQTIAKELGVSRILTGTLQRAGGQVHVQAALEDASNGHELWADSYNQELTTANLFAIEAEVARRVAAALSVTLSDAAVAEISKPPTRSLEALDLYHRGELAWIDRGTAKRDSLSVRLLSRAVSLDSDFAQAWASLSRAHSWLLREGLSFDSLPARRALDRAIALAPQSIDTRIASAYYAYYASGDYAGALAEFREAERSSPKSAELGNASGLLLRRLGRFDEALAAVLHAREVDPRDVSARQNLADMYFVLGRFDEAGQAADDVLRINSTSISGMTYQFAARLAKGDTSGAVASVAQLRGSLDARDLAWFDAELALWRHDLAGAMAGFRASDFGFANADGNITGDPTQSKFAAYAVIARLSGDRSAARLFADSAVTVGAMVRQSAERRPRDAFGIGATADMSSALALAAAGESARAVALGESALARYNTKNDAMEGSSMNRTMAIVYELAGRPHDAVAQLKIALGVPITVTIAELRSSAVWDPLRNDAEFKALLASR; translated from the coding sequence ATGGCGACCCTCGACGAACTAAACGCAGGTCTGGCCGGCCATTACGTGGTCGAGCGCGAGATAGGCGCGGGCGGGATGGCGACGGTGTACCTCGCGCGCGACGTGCGGCACGAGCGGCAGGTGGCCATCAAGGTCCTTCGCGAGGACCTCTCCGCCTCCCTGGGCAAGGAACGGTTCCTCCGCGAAATCAAAGTGGCGGCCGCGCTGCAACATCCGCACGTGCTGCCCCTCTTCGATTCCGGCGACGCGAACGGGCTGCTTTTCTACGTCATGCCGTTCGTCGACGGGATGTCGCTGCGAGACCGGCTCGTCAAAGAGGGAGAGCTGCCGGTGACCGACGCGGCGCGGATTCTCCGCGACGTCGCCGACGCGCTCTCCGAAGCGCACAAGCACGGCGTCGTCCATCGCGACCTCAAGCCGGAGAACGTGATGCTGCGCGGGCGTCACGCGCTCGTCACTGACTTCGGCGTGGCCAAGGCGTTGAGCGAGGCGACGGGACGCAATTCGCTCACGTCGGTCGGCATCGCGCTCGGAACGCCGACCTACATGGCGCCGGAGCAGGCGGTGGCCGACCCACACGTCGATCAGCGTGCCGACATCTACGCGTTCGGCGTGATGGCGTACGAGCTGCTCACCGGGCGCCCGCCGTTCACGGGCATGACGCCGCAGCAAGTTCTCGCAGCGCATGTGACGAGCGTCGTCGAGCCGGTGACCGCGCGCCGTCCGTCGATCCCGCCGGTTCTCGCGACACTCATAATGAAGTGCCTCGAGAAGAAGCCGGCCGACCGGTGGCAGAGCGCCGACGAGCTCGTGCCGATGCTCGAATCGGTGCTCACGCCGAGTGGCGGACTGACGCCCACGGAGACGCGGCCGTTGAACGCCACGGCAGTCCCAACGCCGGAGGTTCCGCCCCCCGCCGCGCGCACCAAGAATCGCGTCCCGACAATTGCGGCCGCCGTGGTCATCCTTTTGCTCGCGGCGAGCGCTTATCTATGGAAGTCGCGCGCGCCGGGCGCCGCGGCGAACGACACGTCGATCGCGATCCTCCCGTTCGAGGACATCTCGGGCGACACGGCCAATCGCGCATTCATCCTCGGCATGCACGGCGAGATCGTCACGCAGATGACGAAGCTCCCCGGCGTGCAAGTCGCGTCGCGCCAATCGTCGAGCGGATACCTCGGCAGCCGGAAAACATCTCAGACGATCGCGAAAGAGCTTGGCGTTTCTCGCATCCTCACCGGCACGCTGCAGCGCGCGGGCGGGCAGGTCCACGTCCAGGCTGCGTTGGAGGATGCGTCGAACGGACACGAGCTGTGGGCCGACTCGTACAATCAGGAGCTGACGACGGCGAACCTGTTCGCCATCGAAGCGGAGGTGGCGCGCCGAGTGGCGGCCGCGTTGAGCGTTACGCTCTCGGATGCCGCGGTAGCGGAAATCTCCAAGCCGCCGACGCGGAGTCTCGAAGCGCTCGACCTGTATCATCGCGGCGAGCTCGCCTGGATCGACCGCGGCACGGCGAAGCGGGACTCACTGTCGGTGCGGCTTCTTTCCCGGGCCGTGTCTCTCGACTCGGACTTCGCGCAAGCGTGGGCCTCGTTGTCTCGGGCGCACAGCTGGTTACTGCGGGAAGGTTTGTCGTTCGACTCCCTGCCTGCGCGACGCGCGCTCGATCGTGCGATTGCGCTGGCGCCACAGTCGATCGACACGCGAATCGCATCCGCCTACTACGCATACTACGCCTCGGGCGACTACGCCGGCGCGCTTGCCGAGTTCCGGGAGGCCGAGCGCTCTTCGCCAAAATCGGCTGAACTGGGCAACGCATCCGGTCTGCTCCTCAGGCGACTCGGCCGCTTCGACGAGGCGCTCGCCGCGGTGCTCCACGCGCGCGAGGTGGATCCGCGCGACGTATCGGCGAGGCAGAACCTCGCGGACATGTACTTCGTGCTCGGGCGGTTCGACGAGGCGGGGCAGGCGGCGGACGACGTACTTCGCATCAACTCGACATCGATCTCTGGCATGACGTACCAGTTCGCTGCGCGTTTGGCGAAGGGGGACACGTCCGGCGCCGTGGCCTCCGTCGCACAACTGCGGGGTTCGCTGGATGCCAGGGACCTGGCGTGGTTCGACGCCGAGCTCGCGCTTTGGCGTCACGACCTCGCTGGCGCGATGGCGGGATTTCGCGCGTCTGACTTCGGGTTCGCCAACGCGGACGGCAACATCACCGGCGACCCCACGCAAAGCAAATTCGCCGCGTACGCCGTGATCGCGCGACTTTCCGGCGATCGATCGGCGGCTCGACTTTTTGCCGACTCCGCCGTCACGGTTGGCGCGATGGTCCGCCAGAGCGCGGAGCGCCGGCCTCGCGATGCGTTCGGCATTGGCGCGACCGCCGACATGTCTTCGGCGCTCGCACTGGCGGCGGCCGGCGAATCGGCGAGAGCCGTGGCTCTCGGTGAGTCGGCGCTGGCGCGCTACAACACGAAGAACGACGCGATGGAAGGATCGTCGATGAACCGAACGATGGCGATCGTCTATGAGTTGGCCGGCCGGCCGCACGACGCAGTCGCGCAACTCAAGATCGCGCTCGGCGTGCCGATCACGGTCACGATCGCGGAGCTGCGATCGTCGGCGGTGTGGGATCCTCTGAGGAACGACGCGGAGTTCAAGGCACTCCTGGCGAGTCGGTAG
- a CDS encoding protein kinase → MSNDDVLTRLTTALADRYRIDRELGAGGMATVFRAHDLRHDRDVAIKVLHPDLGAALGGERFLTEIRTTARLQHPHILPLLDSGSADGLLYYVMPLVTGETLRARLGREKQLPADDAVRIASEVADALGYAHELGVIHRDIKPENILLQGGHATVADFGIALAVQQAGGQRMTQTGLSLGTPQYMSPEQATGERTIDARSDLYALAAVTYEMLVGEPPFTGPTVQAILSRVMTEEPRPIVSQRKSIPDHIEYAVMRGLEKLPADRWGSAREFVAALSATGGAPQASMSAARARGTTPVTISWRARMRDPLVLTLAALTFVSVGFAGWSRRNTRPSDAGEVVRFTIPALQSQQANSLGLTTLAISPNGRTLVYMALGDDHKQWLMVRNLDDITPHALPDTYDAVNPAFSPDGKWVAFVRANQIFKVALDGSRPQLLGAAPATFTGMSWSSAGEIVVSGNVAVFTIPETGGDARELMKPDHALGESYQDVPVVVDDANAVLYSSWARGSIASAKIAMASLKTGERVVFDLPGVHPLGIVDGVLTYVTVGGVIMGVPIDVHRKKITGTPVQLVSDVAIDNTTGIARAAIARNGTLFYQSGTQSSQVVTVGADGTAHTLLPDARPYAFPRLSPDGKRLAIGIGDAGRRDVWLLEVSSQTMTRLTTEGASNDRPEWTPDGKSVLYRSDRGARSAIWSRSVDLSSDAIPLVAGSKIDVYEGVMTPDMHNVIYQLDTTGADIFYRTLPDTTPHLVSASAKAIETMPRISPDGRWVAFTTDESGRVEVVVQPFPGPGGRVQVSANGGTEPVWSRDGHKLFYRGDGHLMAARIAPGSGFVVAGRDTLFADTYQFAANPHANYDVMADGRFVFLKSASEGSMIVVSNWSSVVRARMATR, encoded by the coding sequence GTGTCGAACGACGACGTTCTCACGCGACTGACAACTGCGCTCGCCGACCGCTATCGCATCGATCGCGAGCTCGGCGCGGGCGGCATGGCGACTGTCTTCCGTGCCCATGACCTCCGGCACGACCGCGATGTCGCCATCAAGGTTCTGCACCCGGACCTCGGCGCCGCGCTCGGCGGCGAGCGGTTTCTGACCGAGATCCGCACCACCGCCCGGCTGCAGCATCCGCACATCCTGCCACTGCTCGACTCCGGAAGCGCCGACGGTCTGCTGTACTACGTGATGCCGCTCGTCACGGGCGAGACCCTGCGCGCCCGCCTCGGGCGCGAGAAGCAGCTGCCGGCGGATGACGCGGTTCGGATCGCGAGCGAGGTCGCCGACGCGCTCGGGTACGCGCACGAGCTGGGCGTGATTCACCGGGACATCAAGCCCGAGAACATTCTGCTCCAGGGCGGCCACGCCACCGTCGCCGACTTCGGGATCGCGCTCGCCGTGCAGCAGGCGGGCGGTCAGCGCATGACGCAAACGGGCTTGAGCCTCGGCACACCGCAGTACATGAGTCCCGAGCAGGCGACGGGCGAGCGGACGATCGACGCGCGGAGCGATCTCTATGCGCTCGCCGCGGTCACGTACGAGATGCTCGTCGGCGAGCCGCCGTTCACGGGACCGACGGTGCAGGCAATTCTGTCGCGCGTCATGACCGAAGAGCCGCGCCCGATCGTCTCGCAGCGCAAGTCGATCCCCGATCACATCGAATACGCCGTCATGCGCGGACTCGAGAAGCTTCCCGCCGACCGGTGGGGCTCGGCGCGCGAGTTCGTCGCGGCGTTGAGCGCGACCGGGGGAGCGCCGCAGGCAAGCATGAGCGCGGCGCGCGCTCGAGGAACGACGCCGGTCACGATTTCTTGGCGCGCACGGATGCGAGATCCGCTCGTGCTCACGCTCGCCGCGCTCACCTTCGTCAGCGTCGGTTTCGCCGGCTGGTCGCGCCGCAACACGCGGCCGAGCGACGCCGGGGAGGTCGTGCGATTCACCATCCCCGCGCTTCAGAGCCAGCAGGCGAACTCGCTCGGTCTGACCACGCTCGCGATATCGCCCAACGGTCGCACGCTCGTGTACATGGCCCTCGGCGACGACCACAAACAGTGGTTGATGGTTCGCAACCTCGACGACATCACGCCGCACGCGCTTCCGGATACATACGACGCTGTCAATCCGGCCTTCTCACCGGACGGCAAATGGGTGGCGTTCGTACGGGCCAATCAAATCTTCAAGGTTGCGCTCGACGGCAGCCGTCCACAGCTCCTCGGCGCGGCGCCAGCCACGTTCACGGGAATGAGCTGGTCGTCTGCCGGCGAGATCGTCGTCTCCGGCAACGTGGCGGTGTTCACGATCCCGGAGACGGGAGGCGACGCGCGCGAGCTGATGAAGCCGGACCACGCGTTGGGCGAATCCTATCAGGATGTACCGGTGGTGGTGGACGACGCGAACGCCGTCCTCTATTCGAGCTGGGCGCGCGGATCAATCGCCAGCGCGAAGATCGCGATGGCCTCTCTGAAAACCGGCGAGCGCGTGGTGTTCGACCTTCCCGGCGTCCACCCGCTTGGCATCGTCGACGGCGTTCTCACGTACGTGACGGTGGGCGGCGTCATCATGGGCGTGCCGATCGACGTGCACCGAAAAAAGATCACGGGCACGCCCGTGCAACTCGTGAGCGACGTCGCGATCGACAACACCACCGGCATCGCACGCGCGGCGATCGCCCGCAATGGCACGCTCTTCTATCAGAGCGGCACGCAGTCGTCGCAGGTGGTGACGGTCGGCGCCGACGGCACAGCGCACACCTTGCTCCCCGACGCGCGCCCATACGCGTTCCCCAGACTCTCGCCCGACGGAAAACGACTGGCGATCGGCATCGGCGACGCCGGCCGCCGAGACGTGTGGCTTCTCGAGGTGAGCTCACAGACGATGACTCGGCTCACGACTGAAGGCGCGTCGAACGACCGCCCCGAGTGGACTCCGGACGGCAAGAGCGTTCTCTATCGCTCCGACCGCGGCGCGCGCTCGGCGATCTGGTCGCGCTCAGTCGATCTCAGCTCTGACGCAATCCCATTGGTCGCGGGCTCCAAAATCGACGTGTACGAGGGCGTGATGACGCCCGATATGCACAACGTGATCTACCAGCTCGACACGACCGGCGCCGATATCTTCTATAGAACACTCCCCGACACGACGCCGCACCTCGTCTCGGCCAGCGCCAAGGCCATCGAGACCATGCCGCGCATCTCACCCGACGGCCGCTGGGTCGCGTTCACGACGGACGAATCGGGGCGCGTCGAAGTCGTTGTGCAGCCGTTCCCCGGACCGGGCGGCCGAGTGCAGGTGTCGGCGAACGGCGGCACCGAGCCCGTGTGGTCGCGCGACGGTCACAAGTTGTTCTATCGCGGTGATGGTCACCTCATGGCCGCGCGCATCGCGCCAGGGAGCGGGTTCGTCGTGGCGGGACGGGATACGTTGTTCGCCGACACCTACCAGTTCGCGGCGAACCCGCACGCGAACTACGACGTCATGGCCGACGGGCGTTTCGTGTTTCTCAAGTCCGCGAGCGAGGGCAGCATGATCGTCGTGTCCAACTGGAGCTCCGTCGTCCGCGCACGCATGGCCACGCGATAG
- a CDS encoding Ig-like domain-containing protein, producing the protein MKATLGLAALIAMIAAAACGGADGGTTVTSAPPPPQGPSIGSVTIDQQPGLGKFKLDVGEQTGLTATVKDASGAVLTGQTVTWTSSAPSVATVSSTGTITGVASGDATISATVNGKSDTRAVQVLALNLTAFQLTVLVTDDSGSAMTGVSVEEVYYGARPSDCPSCNIPYGNVVEGTTGNTGSYVGHFVADPDGLDGFADMNHVFAYVVTRQANYETNRRWVVGTSASFTQPMQLHRIKQLTAGDSLAFAIADTDPVYQELDTSPAEFGNIWCRSFLVNATADGTLSLNVVPTIPGDGPWVELDRADESDLITFGRTGTVSMPVHAGDVVEVRIAATIKPGGPPQSFVLHTAVAR; encoded by the coding sequence ATGAAAGCGACTCTTGGCTTGGCGGCCTTGATAGCCATGATTGCCGCCGCCGCGTGCGGCGGCGCGGATGGGGGAACCACGGTGACGAGTGCACCGCCGCCTCCGCAGGGTCCGTCCATCGGCAGCGTCACGATCGACCAGCAGCCGGGACTTGGGAAGTTCAAGCTCGACGTCGGCGAGCAAACGGGGCTGACGGCGACGGTCAAGGACGCGTCGGGTGCCGTGCTCACGGGGCAAACGGTGACGTGGACCAGCAGCGCGCCGAGTGTTGCCACGGTGTCGAGCACCGGCACGATCACAGGGGTCGCGTCCGGCGACGCGACGATCTCGGCCACCGTCAACGGGAAGTCGGATACGCGGGCCGTCCAAGTGCTCGCGCTCAACCTGACCGCCTTTCAGCTGACGGTTCTCGTCACGGACGACTCGGGGAGCGCCATGACCGGCGTCTCCGTGGAAGAGGTTTACTACGGCGCTCGGCCGTCCGACTGCCCGTCGTGCAACATCCCGTATGGCAATGTTGTCGAGGGGACGACCGGCAACACGGGGTCGTACGTCGGCCACTTCGTGGCGGACCCGGACGGGTTAGACGGCTTCGCGGACATGAATCACGTGTTCGCGTACGTCGTGACGAGACAAGCGAACTACGAAACGAATCGCCGATGGGTCGTGGGGACGTCCGCGTCGTTCACGCAGCCGATGCAGCTTCACCGGATCAAACAGCTGACCGCCGGCGACTCGCTGGCGTTTGCGATCGCGGACACAGACCCCGTCTATCAGGAGCTGGACACGAGCCCCGCCGAGTTCGGGAACATCTGGTGCCGGTCGTTCTTGGTGAACGCCACGGCCGATGGCACGCTGTCGCTCAACGTCGTACCCACCATTCCCGGCGACGGACCATGGGTGGAGCTCGATCGTGCGGACGAATCGGACCTCATCACGTTCGGGAGGACGGGCACGGTGTCGATGCCCGTGCACGCGGGGGACGTGGTCGAGGTGCGCATCGCGGCGACGATCAAGCCAGGGGGTCCGCCGCAGTCCTTCGTGCTGCACACGGCCGTGGCGCGATGA
- a CDS encoding protein kinase yields MSHPSNPELALLDGRFELGGLLGRGGMAEVYRATDLHHHRQVAVKILRRDVIDSIGVERFRREIAVTAAFTHPHILGLLESGEATTTDGARLLFYVMPLIEGETLRDRLAREGHLPLRDAVRIAREILEALQYAHEHGVIHRDIKPGNILLSGGHAVVADFGIARPVVRSIADADDEPTLTVSGVAVGTPAYMSPEQALAGATVDTRCDLYSAGCVLYEMLTGRAPFDASTGQAVIARKMTGVFVPPSIMRPGLPAVFDEIVARALHPDPADRFASAGVFLGAMDGLGDTASIRTTTGSASAVPSRTSWLRAAVLVAAGVILVAGGSWAWRFAQSRSSARLADDAPDPSRVAVLPFENLSPDTSLAYVANGITTDLIDELAQVHALTVVSKNGVAPLLAKSVGVDSLARVLRVGSVITGDVRPIASGVSVTVRLVDGRTGQQLASQDASGTLPDLLVVRSAVVDNAARFLRSRLGEQVRISTTQRGASNPKAWELVERVRALRLGDLSKAWQLPAQERARRFLHADSLVIEAARLDTRWPEPFVERALLSMLQARTEEAAAATGSAGAAAGRDSARARYRDAIHWADQALIRDANDADALRFRGGARMELWRSAPDATSDSLRALAESDLRAALDRRPNLAAAWNDLSALLSLSGDFSEAEDAAGQALRTDEYLSSAPDVLARLQFSALGAEHNEAAAKWCAEGQRRYPNDPRFFACELTTLGWTGDKPSDVARAWRVLDDAEKRYTADVLKSGLATRRLFVAAVAAHAGLRDSANAIVARTRAALPNDVPSPSADFGEAHVRALLGQNEDALRLLERYLSSFPIQRRQVARMPWFKSLRADPRFVSMTAVR; encoded by the coding sequence ATGAGTCATCCCTCCAACCCCGAGTTGGCACTCCTCGACGGCCGCTTTGAGCTCGGCGGCCTCCTGGGGCGAGGGGGAATGGCCGAGGTCTATCGCGCGACCGACCTGCACCACCATCGGCAGGTGGCGGTCAAGATCCTCCGGCGCGACGTGATCGATTCGATCGGGGTGGAGCGCTTTCGCCGTGAAATCGCGGTCACGGCGGCCTTCACACACCCGCACATTCTCGGACTCCTCGAATCCGGCGAAGCAACCACGACCGACGGTGCGCGCCTCCTGTTCTATGTAATGCCGTTGATTGAAGGCGAGACGCTGCGCGACCGCCTTGCTCGGGAAGGTCACCTGCCGTTGCGCGATGCGGTTCGGATCGCGCGAGAGATTCTCGAAGCCCTTCAATACGCGCACGAGCACGGGGTCATTCACCGCGACATCAAGCCGGGCAACATCCTGCTATCCGGTGGCCACGCGGTCGTCGCCGATTTTGGGATCGCGAGACCCGTCGTGCGAAGCATCGCGGACGCCGACGACGAGCCTACGCTTACAGTTTCCGGCGTCGCCGTGGGAACGCCGGCCTACATGAGCCCCGAGCAGGCGCTCGCCGGCGCGACGGTCGACACGCGGTGTGATTTGTATTCCGCCGGATGCGTGCTGTACGAGATGCTTACGGGGCGTGCACCGTTCGACGCGAGTACGGGTCAAGCCGTGATCGCGCGGAAAATGACTGGCGTGTTCGTGCCGCCGAGCATCATGCGACCGGGACTTCCGGCGGTGTTCGACGAGATAGTGGCGCGAGCGCTTCACCCCGATCCCGCCGATCGTTTTGCGTCGGCCGGAGTGTTTCTCGGCGCCATGGATGGGTTGGGGGATACGGCCTCGATACGGACGACGACCGGATCGGCGAGCGCTGTGCCCTCGCGGACGAGTTGGTTACGGGCTGCAGTGCTCGTCGCCGCGGGAGTGATCCTCGTGGCAGGCGGTTCGTGGGCGTGGAGGTTTGCGCAATCGCGATCATCGGCTCGTCTGGCCGACGACGCACCCGATCCGTCGCGCGTCGCCGTGCTGCCGTTCGAGAATCTCTCGCCCGATACGTCACTGGCGTATGTCGCGAACGGAATCACGACGGACCTCATCGACGAGCTTGCCCAGGTTCACGCGCTCACGGTCGTGAGCAAGAACGGAGTGGCGCCGTTGCTCGCGAAGTCCGTCGGCGTGGATAGTTTGGCGCGGGTTCTTCGCGTCGGAAGCGTCATCACGGGCGACGTCCGACCCATCGCGTCCGGCGTGAGTGTCACCGTCCGGCTCGTGGACGGGCGAACCGGCCAACAGCTCGCGAGCCAGGACGCGTCGGGGACCTTGCCGGATCTCTTAGTGGTACGGTCGGCTGTGGTCGACAACGCGGCACGCTTTCTCCGATCCCGGCTCGGCGAGCAAGTGCGGATATCGACCACGCAAAGGGGGGCGAGCAATCCCAAGGCATGGGAGCTCGTCGAACGGGTTCGCGCGCTGCGGTTGGGCGACCTGAGCAAAGCGTGGCAACTTCCCGCGCAAGAACGCGCACGCCGATTCCTGCATGCCGATTCGCTCGTGATCGAGGCTGCTCGCCTGGACACACGTTGGCCCGAACCATTCGTCGAGCGAGCGCTATTGAGCATGCTGCAGGCGAGGACGGAGGAAGCGGCTGCTGCCACCGGCTCCGCGGGAGCTGCCGCCGGCCGCGACTCCGCCCGCGCGAGGTACCGAGACGCGATTCACTGGGCGGATCAAGCGCTGATCCGCGACGCGAATGACGCAGACGCTTTGCGGTTTCGGGGCGGCGCGCGCATGGAGCTTTGGCGATCCGCACCCGACGCGACGAGCGACTCGCTCCGCGCGTTGGCGGAATCGGACCTCCGCGCGGCGCTCGACCGTCGTCCGAATCTCGCGGCGGCTTGGAACGACCTCAGCGCGCTGCTCAGTCTTTCCGGAGATTTCTCGGAAGCCGAAGACGCGGCAGGGCAGGCGCTTCGGACGGACGAATACCTGTCGAGCGCGCCCGACGTTTTGGCGCGTCTGCAATTCTCCGCGCTCGGCGCCGAGCACAACGAGGCCGCGGCGAAATGGTGCGCCGAGGGACAGAGGCGCTACCCGAATGACCCGCGGTTTTTTGCCTGTGAGCTCACGACACTCGGCTGGACGGGCGACAAGCCGTCAGACGTAGCTCGGGCCTGGCGCGTACTCGACGACGCCGAGAAGCGCTATACGGCCGACGTGCTCAAGTCGGGGTTGGCGACAAGAAGGTTGTTTGTCGCGGCCGTCGCCGCGCACGCGGGTTTGCGAGACAGCGCCAACGCCATCGTCGCCCGCACGCGCGCGGCGCTGCCCAACGACGTTCCTTCCCCGAGCGCCGACTTCGGCGAGGCACACGTCAGGGCGCTGCTCGGGCAGAACGAAGACGCGCTTCGCTTGCTCGAGCGTTACTTGAGCTCGTTCCCCATTCAGCGTCGGCAGGTGGCCCGCATGCCCTGGTTCAAGTCGCTGCGGGCCGACCCGCGGTTCGTGTCCATGACGGCAGTTCGCTGA